The Candidatus Eisenbacteria bacterium genome contains the following window.
CGCCCCGGGCGCGCATGCCCTTGCCATCGCGTAGGAAGCACGGATCCCATGCCTCCGGATCGAGCGATGGTTCCCCCTCGTGCTCGGCCCCCGCCGGGCACGAGAACCTGACATCGGGTACCGGTCAGCAAGAGATGCGCCGTACCAAGAAAATTGTGGCTAGCCGCGCGCCTTGCGCCAGACGTGGCGGAGGATCTTGGGGATCTCGGCGAGGCCGGGGCGCGGATCGGCCAGGCTCTGCACGTCGAACCGGTCGCGCGGGTGAAACAGCGCGAGAAGGCCCGCGACGCCATCCCGCCGTGAGGGAGTCGGGAGGAACGGGAACCGACGGCGACGCCCCAGCGCCGTCAGGATCCACGTGACATCGAGCGCCAGGTTCCGAGCGCGGATGCCGACGCGGTACGTGAGCTGAGGCGACGAACCCTCCCCCGGGGGACCCTGCAGGTAGAGGCTCGCGAGGAGCGCCGGAAAGTCGACGCCGCTCATCACCGCGAGCGGAAGGCTGCCCCACACGCGGCCATTCACCTCCATGAGCTTCGGGCCCTTGTCGCCCACCTTGAACTCCACCATCGCGAGACCCGTCCATCGAAGCGCGCCGAGAATGCGAACGGAGTAGTCGTAGAGCGTGGGATCGAGCGCCTCGCCGACCCGGAGGGAGCTGGCGCCGCCCGTGATCGGCACCTCGTGCACGCGGCGATGCTGGAACGCCGCGAGCGGCCGGCCCTCGTGGAGGAGGAGCCCGACCCCGCGGCCCACGCCCCCGCAGTATTCCTGCATGAGAACGCCGCACCGGCCCTCGAGCCGTTCGAGGCTCTCGACGAGATCGTCTCGCGTGCCCGCATAGGAGACCACGAACGCATCGATGCCGCCCCGTTCGTGGAGCACCCGCGAGGACCGGGGCTTCAGGACCACCGGCCAGCCCAGCAGCTCCGCTCCGCGAAGCGCGGCGTCGGGGGAAGTCGCGAGGAGGCCCC
Protein-coding sequences here:
- a CDS encoding ATP-grasp domain-containing protein, whose translation is MRAPTVLVTDADRGSALAIIRSLGRRGWNVIAAGEDPSCIGFRSRHVSERLVVPSPAREPQGFVERVLEAVSRRGVELIVPVTDEVILPLHEARARFNGRTRLAIPEDADALRAVMDKSRTLELAESLGVPTPRGLLATSPDAALRGAELLGWPVVLKPRSSRVLHERGGIDAFVVSYAGTRDDLVESLERLEGRCGVLMQEYCGGVGRGVGLLLHEGRPLAAFQHRRVHEVPITGGASSLRVGEALDPTLYDYSVRILGALRWTGLAMVEFKVGDKGPKLMEVNGRVWGSLPLAVMSGVDFPALLASLYLQGPPGEGSSPQLTYRVGIRARNLALDVTWILTALGRRRRFPFLPTPSRRDGVAGLLALFHPRDRFDVQSLADPRPGLAEIPKILRHVWRKARG